TCCGCGCTCGCACCCGTCGAGAACGGCAACGACCTGGCGGCCATCGATCTCGGGAGCGGCCGGACCGCCGCGGCCGTCGCCTCCGGCCGAGGCCACACGTGTGCGCTGCTCGACGACGGCGCGGTGAAGTGTTGGGGCGACAACAGTTCGGGCCAGCTCGGGCTGGGCGACACCACGGTCCGCGACGGGGTCCCGCCGGCGGCGGTTCCGCTCGGCACCGGCCGGACCGCCACCGAAATCACCACTGGGGCGTCTCACACCTGCGCAGTACTCGACACCGGTGCGATCAAGTGTTGGGGCAGCAACCTGTCGGGCCAGCTCGGGCTCGGTGACACCGACGACCGCGGGGACGACCCAGGGGAGATGGGCGACGACCTCCCGGCCGTCGAGCTCGGTGCTGCCGCCATCACCGTCGCTGGTGGCTACAACAACACCTGTGCGCTGCTCGTGGGCGGTCAGGTGAAGTGCTGGGGCGTCAACTCCAACGGCGAACTCGGCATCGGCGACGTCGACCGCCGTGGCGACGATGCCGGGGAAATGGGTAACTCGCTACCGGCAATCGACCTCGGCACCGGCCGCACGGCCACCGCCATCGCGGGTGCCTGGAACCACTATTGCGCGGTGCTCGACAACGGAGCGGTGAAGTGTTGGGGCTCCAATGCCGACGGGAGGTTGGGAATCGGCGACACCGACAACCGGGGCGACGACCCTGGCGAGATGGGTGACGATCTCCCGGCCGTCGATCTCGGCACCGGCCGCACCGCCCAGGCGATCGACGGCGGTGACTCCAGCACCTGTGCCCTGCTCGACAACGATCTGCTGAAGTGCTGGGGGAGAAACAACTATGGCGAACTCGGCTACGGCGACGCCGAGACCCGTGGAGACGGCCCCGGCGAGATGGGTGACGATCTCCCGGCCGTCGACCTCGGCGCGGGCCGCACCATCGTCTCTGCCGAGGGTGGGGAGGCAGCCCGCTGCGCCCTGCTCGACAACGGCCGGGTCAAGTGCTGGGGGCTCACGTTCAGCGGTTTCATCGTCCCGGAGTCGGGTGGCCTGGGCGACAATCTGCCGCCCCTCGACCTCGGCACGCGCGTTGTGTGCCCATCGGGAGGGACCCCGTTCGTCGACATCGGCTCCTCGTTCGCCCGCGACGACATCGCCTGCATCTACCAACTCGGCATCACCACCGGCACCTCAGCGACCACATATGACCCGAAGGGCGACGTCACCCGCGAGCAGATGGCCGCCTTCCTCGGCCGACTCGTCGCCAACTGCCCACCCGACACCGACCACGGCTTCACCGACGTCGACCCCACCTCCTTCGCCGACACCCACATCTCGTGCCTGAAGGCCTTCGGCATCACCACCGGCACCTCGACAACCACCTACAGCC
The genomic region above belongs to Acidimicrobiales bacterium and contains:
- a CDS encoding S-layer homology domain-containing protein, with translation MFSPVRKVAAHASMALVLVVATFAVALAEAPGSPAAATEVSAGVPLRATALSTSTGREFCAMLENGELKCWSALAPVENGNDLAAIDLGSGRTAAAVASGRGHTCALLDDGAVKCWGDNSSGQLGLGDTTVRDGVPPAAVPLGTGRTATEITTGASHTCAVLDTGAIKCWGSNLSGQLGLGDTDDRGDDPGEMGDDLPAVELGAAAITVAGGYNNTCALLVGGQVKCWGVNSNGELGIGDVDRRGDDAGEMGNSLPAIDLGTGRTATAIAGAWNHYCAVLDNGAVKCWGSNADGRLGIGDTDNRGDDPGEMGDDLPAVDLGTGRTAQAIDGGDSSTCALLDNDLLKCWGRNNYGELGYGDAETRGDGPGEMGDDLPAVDLGAGRTIVSAEGGEAARCALLDNGRVKCWGLTFSGFIVPESGGLGDNLPPLDLGTRVVCPSGGTPFVDIGSSFARDDIACIYQLGITTGTSATTYDPKGDVTREQMAAFLGRLVANCPPDTDHGFTDVDPTSFADTHISCLKAFGITTGTSTTTYSPEDNVTREQMAAFIARMWRATDTACPTGADPFTDIAATSFAR